TAACCTGATTACCGGGGAGCGGCAGGCCAGTAACGGCAGCATTATTATCAATGGGAAGGATATACGTTCCTTTACCATCGAGGAATTGGCCCGGCATATTGCCGTAGTGCCGCAAAATGTGGAGATCCGGTTTCCCTTCACCTGTCTGGAGATTGTGATGATGGGGCGGACTCCCTATAAAGGAAGGCTGAAGGCTCTGGCGGCGAAAGATTATGAGGTTGCATACGAGGCGATGGAAGAGACAGATACCTTGCCTTTTGCCAACCGCCTGATCACAGAATTGTCCGGCGGCGAGCGGCAACGTGTCGTATTGGCCAAGGCCTTGGCGCAGCGGCCGCGGATTTTGCTTTTGGACGAAGCCTTTTCCAATATGGACATTTTCTATAGCATCAAATGCCTTACTCTCCTGGCTAAACTATGCCGGGAACAAAACCTGACCGTAATATCCATCATGCATGATCTTAATCTGACCAGTTCTTTTTGTTCAGATACCGCAGTGCTCCGCGCCGGCCGGTTGGTAAAATACGGCCCGGCCTTAGAAATTTTAAACCCTGAATTGATTCTCGACGTATTCAAAATTAGGGCAATCCGGGCAGGCGAATGCGGACTGGCAGTGGTGTCGGAACTATAAACGTTTAACTGTTTGGCTATTTCTAAGCAGACGTCTCTGCCAATATATTGGGCGCCACAAGGAATGAAAATGGAGAACGTTTTACCGCAGAGGCGCAGAGGGCGCAGAGGAACGCGGAGGGATAATTATTTATGTTTTTCAACGCTCTTGGTTATCCATTCTCTGTGTCCCTCTGTGTCCTCTGCGTCTCTGTGGTTCCGGTTCCTTTGTCTTAATAGTTCGAGGCATTTGATAATCTGAATAGATATACGACATTTTTGTTTGGAGGCTATACTATGCAGAAACGATTTTGGCTGCTCCTGGCTGCTGTTCTTTGTTGCGGTCTGATTGTCGGTGGCTGCGGCGCAGCCAATAAAACTGCCGGGGTTGCGGAAACCGGCGGTATCAAGATTGTCGATGACCTGGGCAAAACAATTGTTCTCAAAGAACCGGCCAAACGGATCATCTCCCTATACTCGGCTCATACTGAAAATTTATTCGCCCTAGGCCTGGACCAGGAAATAATCGGGGTCAGCACTACCGAGTCCTACCCGCCGGCAGCTTTAAAAAAACCGGTATTCGACTATCGGGCCGACCCGGAAAAAGTATTGGCCGCTCAACCGGACCTGGTAATCATTCGCCCGTTCATTGTGCAAAGCCATCCTGATTTTGTAAAGACGCTGGAGAATGCCAATATCAAGGTTGTATGCCTCTACCCGGAGAAGTTTGACCAATTTGACGAATATATTAAAAAACTGGCCATGCTCACAGGCAAGGAGCAGGAGGCCGCTGCCCGATTGCAAGCCTTCCACCAAAAGCTTGACGATATTACGGCTATTACCAAGAGAGCGGCAGCTCAGAAGAAAGTTTATTTTGAATCCACCGCCACTGAGTACCGGACCATCACAAATGACAGCATGACGGCGGTTCTTCTTAAATTAGCCGGTGGAATTAACGTGGCTGCTGATGCGACGATGATTAAAGAGGGCAGCAGCATTGCGACCTACGGCGTCGAGCGTCTCTTAATGAAGGCTGACGAAATTGATGTGTACTTGGCCCAGCGGGGCCCGATGAACGCCGGCATTTCTGTCGAGAACATTGTAAAACGTCCCGGTTTTGATAAAATTAAGGCCGTGCGGGAAGGGCAAGTTTATATCATCGAGGAAAGCCTGGTGTCAAGTCCTACCTTCCGGCTGGCAGCAGGTGCGGAAGAACTGGCAACAAAAATCTATCCCGAACTTTTCAAACAGTAAAGCTGTAAGTCGTACTTGACAATTCACGTTAATTGAATTTATAATGATATTGAGAATAAGTGTCAATTGAACAATGATTCGGTTGACATTATTTTTGACCCAATAAACGATAATGATTATCATTACATAATTAGTAAAAGGAGGAAATAGCTATGAAACTAGCAGAAGCCAAACGCGGTCAACGTTTATATATTGCAGCCATTCCTAATCCCACTGTCCGTGCCCAGGCTATCCGGTTCGGTATTGCCGAAGGGGCGGAAGTAGAGTGTTATGAAAAACTCCCCGCCGGTCCCGTGGTGGTATGTAAAGGTAAGCAGGAAATCGCCATTGGACGTAAATTGGCTGAGAATATAGAAGTGCGCCCTGCTTAAAATTAAGAAAGGAAGGAAATATGCATCACTGTCATAATTGTCTGGGCAACATTCCCATACCGGAAGGCGCCAGAAAAATCGTACTGGCCGGCAATCCTAACGTAGGAAAATCCGTATTCTTCAATGCCTTAACCGGTATGTACGTGGATGTATCCAACTTTCCCGGAACTACTGTTGATATATCCCACGGGCGTTACGGCAGGGATATAGTGCTGGATACCCCGGGGGTGTACGGTATCTCGTCATTTAACGATGAAGAAATTGTGGCGCGAGATGTAATTTTATCGGCAGATCTTATTTTAAACGTAGTAGATGCCGTGCACCTGGAACGGGATTTATTTCTGACTTTACAGGTAATTGATACCGGTATTCCTACTATTGTAGCGGTTAATATGACGGATGAAGCCGCGCAGCAGGGATTAAAAGTAGACATAGACCTGTTGGAGCATCTTTTAGGGGTACCTGTTATCCCAACCGTTGCCGTAAAAGGCCAAGGCGTGGAAGAGGTAAAGAAGCGGCTGTTTGAAGCCCGGACAGGAAATATACCGCCGGATTTAAAGAAAGAACTGGAGAGTATGCTTAACCGGATTGGCTCCTGGGCCGAGGCGCTCTTAGTGCTGGAAGGTGATCCTCATGTGGCCGAGCGTCATGGCATAGAGCCCGGTGACAAGCGCGAAGAGATTTATCACCAACGCCGCGACCGGGTTAACGATATCATTGGGCACACAGTTGCTGAAACCAATGAAGGAACCAGTTTTCGCACCAAACTGGGACGGTATATGCTAAGACCCATAACCGGTGTCCCGATTTTCGTCTTTGTATTGTATCTAATGTATTACCTGATTGGTGTTATCGTAGCTCAGGACATTGTCGGGTTTACCGAAGAAAATGTTATGCAGGGAATGTATGAACCGGCGATACGGAGCCTGATTGGAGCCTTTATCAGTGAAGAATCCGTACTCGGCACAATCTTAATTGGGGAATTCGGGCTTTTAACTCTTACTGTGACATATATACTGGGACTATTGCTGCCTTTGGTTGTCGGCTTCTATTTTGCCCTTTCGATCATGGAAGATTCCGGCTACCTGCCGCGTTTGGCCACTCTGGTAGACCGGGTAATGACAAGCATTGGCCTGAACGGGCGGGCGATTATCCCTGTCATTCTTGGCTTCGGTTGCGTAACCATGGCAACGATTACAACCCGTATTCTGGGGACCAAACGGGAACGGACTATTGCTACCGCCGTGCTTGGCCTGGCTATTCCCTGCTCGGCGCAACTTGGTGTTATCGCCGGTATGCTGGCTGGAATCGGCCCGCAATATATTGCCGTTTATATTGTCGTAATGCTTGCCGTACTGGGTCTCGTCGGTAAAATATTAAACAAGGTACTACCGGGAGAGTCTTCCGACCTGCTGATTGACCTGCCGCCTATCCGGTTGCCGAGAGGCGAGAACGTCCTCAAGAAAACAGTAACTAAATCCTATGCTTTTCTTTTGGAAGCAACCCCGTTGTTTATGCTGGGAGCCCTCATTATCTCCGTTCTCCAGATATCAGGTCTTCTGGAAGGTATTCAATTGGCATTGGCGCCTCTCACAGAAGGAATTCTCTATCTGCCCCGTGAAACCGCTACCGCTTTTATCATGGGAATGATCCGCCGGGACTTCGGTGCTGCCGGATTGAGCGACATGGATTTAACGCCGGCGCAAACGCTGGTATCCTTAGTTACCATCACTTTGTTTGTACCTTGCATTGCTTCCGTGATTGTCATGTTGAAAGAACGGGGCACGAAAGAAGGAGCGCTCATTTGGGTAAGTTCCTGGATATTTGCCTTCGTGATCGGCGGCATTGTGGCCAGAATCGTGATGTAGCACCGTACCAGCCGTGAGGTGAGATACAAATGGATAAAGTCATTTGTCCACAATGTAAATATGTCAGTGAAGCGGGTACCATCCGCTGTCCCCGCTGCAACAAGATCCTGCTTACCCAGTGCAGCGGCAATTGTTCTAAATGCAAAGAGCATAGGACATGCGAAGTTAAAGCTTAAAACCAGCATTACAACAAACTACTAGACCCCAGGCGTTACCGCCTGGGGTCTGTTACGTCAGTATTCTGTTACACCAGTATGTTTATTTATCCACCGGGCGATCCATAATTGCAACATCGCCTTCTTCACCGGTACGAATGCGCACAGCGTTGGCGATAGGGTACACAAAGATTTTGCCGTCGCCGATTTTGCCAGTATAACATGCTTTCTTGGCGGCTTCCAGCACTTTTTCCACCGGGACTTCACAAACCACGATTTCAATTTTTACTTTCGGGACAAGATTAATATTGTATTCTTGGCCCCGGTATACCTCTTTGTGACCCTTGGTAAGACCACAGCCGTATACCTGGGTTACCGTCATGCCGGTAACCCCGATCTGATTCATGGCTTCTTTCAGTTCTTCGAGTTTTTCCGGGCGGGTGATAATATCTATTTTTGTCATCGGTCTCATGCATATCCCCCTTTTAACAAGTGATTTAATTTCAGTTTAAGCCAAAGTTGTCTTTTTGGCAAGTGTCGTTTCGCTTTCCAGGCCGGTGTTGCCAACCGTAAAGGTGACAGGCGATCCAGTCGTGATATCCTGGTATGCGTAGCCTCTCTCGCCATGTTCAGTAAGATCAAGACCTTGAACTTCCTGGTCGGCATCGGTGCGTACTTTCATGAATATGCCGATTATTTTGATGATGATGAAAGTCATAACAGCGGCGAATACCCAGCTGGCTACGACGCCGATTAACTGATTGGTCAACTGACCGGCGTTGCCATAGAACAGGCCGTCGGCGCCGGCGGGGTTAACAGCTTTGGAAGCGAAGAGACCGGTAGCGAGAGCTCCCCATGTACCGCCAACACCGTGAACACCAAAAGCATCCAGAGAATCGTCATAACCCAGTTTGCTTTTTACAACTGCAACCGCCAAATAGCAGATTATGCCTGCGCCAATACCAATGATGACGGCGGGGATGGCGCTGACAAAACCTGCGGCGGGGGTGATGGCTACGAGACCGGCCACACAACCGGAAGCGGCGCCAAGAACAGTAGGTTTGCCGTGATGCAGCCATTCGGTGAATACCCAGGAAACAGTAGCGGCGGCAGCAGCGAAGTGAGTTGCCATAAATGCGCTGGCAGCAAGGCCATTAGCGCCAAGAGCGCTGCCGGCGTTGAACCCGAACCAGCCAAACCACAGCAAAGATGCGCCGATAACAGTCATTGGCAGGTGGTGCGGCATAATAACTTCGGTGCCGTATCCTTTACGTTTGCCAATCATTAGACAGATTACAAGGCCCGATACGCCGGAGAGAATGTGTACAACCGTGCCGCCGGCAAAATCCAGAACGCCAAGTTCACGCAGCCAGCCGCCGACACCCCAAACCCAGTGGGCAACAGGATCATAAACGAAGGTTGCCCAAAGGAGAGTAAAAACAACAAAAGCAGGAAACCTCATACGTTCAGCAAAGGAACCGGTAATAAGAGCGGGAGTTATAACCGCAAACATCGCCTGGAAGATCATAAATGCCAGTTGCGGAATGGTTGCGGCATAGTCGGCGTTTGGATCTTGCCCTACACCATTCAGACCGAGCCAATCCAGACCGCCGATTAAGTGGTTTATGTCGGGACCAAAAGCCAGGGTGTAACCCCAGAGCGCCCATTGAACCGATATAAGTCCTACGATAAAAAAGCTTTGCATGATCGTGCCCAAAGCGTTTTTAGTTCTTACCATGCCACCGTAAAATAAGGCCAAACCGGGAGTCATAATCATGACAAGTGCGGCGCTAATAAGAACGAAACTAGTGTCCCCGGTATCGATTTTGGCTGCTTCGGCAGCAGCAGCGGCAGGTTGCTCATCGGCGAAAACCACTGGCGCCAGTAAGACGGCCAACATGAGAACCAAACCAAGAATTACCCATACTTTTTTCATAAAAAATCCCCTTCCTTATATTATTATTTGCTATATTTGGAAAAAGCAAAGACGCCCTGAGATTCTCGGGACGCCTTTGTCCTTACCCACAGAAAAATAAACACAAAACGCCTCCGCAAATTGCGAAGGCGTCATTGCCTAATTCGAATATAAATTATAGTCATACTATAACAGAGAGAAGGGCTGAAGTCAACCAAAAATATCCTCTCGACAAATTTTTATTTAGTTGTCCGCTCAGGGAAAACAAAACCGCGAGATAGAATGGCATTTTGTAGATTACCAGAATACAACTGCCGCAATTTATTGTATTTTAGTGAATTTTATGTTAATATATAATACTGTATGAATAGTCCCGATAAAACATATGGGAGCGGATGGGGCCTGGTGGTCCCTGCGGTCTTCAAAACCGTTCGCGGGGCGCTAATCCGTCCTGGGTGGGTTCGATTCCTACACGCTCCCGCCAATAGAGAAATAGCGGATCTGCAGCATTTAGCTGCAGATTATTTTATTGTGTTCCCAACTCGGAAAAGGGCATTGGGAACAGTATTGGGAACAGTGGGGCAAAAAAATAAAATCACTTTTGCTTTTTTTGAGTCTTTTTTGATAACTTGTTAAAGAGGATAGAATTCATTTTGTTAGCCATATTCTTGCTTGCTTCATCGAAAGAATGGACATAAATATTCATAGTGGTACCAATAGTTGAGTGTCCCAATAGCTTAGATACTTCTGCAGCGGATGCCCCGTATTTAATCAGCAAGCTGGCAGCAGTATGTCGAAGACCGTGAAATGTGACATGAGGTAGTCCCATTTTTTCAACCCACTTGGGAAACGCAGTACTTAACGTGTTCGGCTTTAGACGGGTGCCAAGATATGTGGTAAAGACGGCATCATCTTTATCTATCCACTTAGGACCTAAAAATAATCTCTGAGCAGACTGCTCGGCTTTGAGTTTTTCTAAAAACTTAATTACCGGCTTTGGTAAAGTAACTTTTCTGATGGATGACTCGTTTTTAGGCAATTTTTCGAAGTGATCAAACTTGGGAACATATTGATAAGATTTTTCAATATTGACTTCTCCAGTTTTAAGATCCACCCTTGGCCATGTCAATCCGAGTACTTCACCCAGGCGCGAACCAGTAGAAAGCGTAAGCAGGATTAGTGCCTGATCGCGGACGGGACGTTTTAACAACTCTCTATGTAGGATTGTCGTTTCGGCCTCAGAAAACCCTTTGGTAATGCTTTTCTTTATTTTAGGCGATTCAACCGACGATACTGGATTAACTACAATGTATTGCCAGTCTTTTGCTTTCTCAAGGATTGAATGTAGAAGCCGATAATGGTGTAGGATGGTCTGCTGAGATAATGGTTTGTCCTTTTTCGATTCAGTTTTGGTTTTTCGAATCCCCGGTTCTTCTAGATTTTTCAAAAATTCCATAATAGATTTAGGTTTAATATTTTTTAATCGCAGGTTTCCGAGTGAAAATAATATTCGTTCAAGTAGTTGATCATAACGCCAGACTGTTTTGGGCGCTAATTTTTTTCTTTCAACATGAAGCGGTTTCCAAACATTATTAATAAAATCTTTAAGCTTGATATTCTCAGTGTCTGTTACGGTACCTTTTTCAACCTCTGCCGTAAAAAGGGCTACTTGCTTTTCTAGTTCGCGTTTATGCTTTTCGCTTTCGGGGTCGCCGGGGATTTTTATTGTCCGGCGATACATGATGCGCTTTCCACTTAAATCAGTACCACCGGAAATAGTGATTCGATATGAGTTTTTCCCACGTGGGGTGATATTTGCCATTAAAATCCTCCTTTTAATTAAACTTATTGTTGTTTTATAAGCGATTATTCACTTTTTAAGATCAGCCAATTTCCCCGGAATTCCCAGAGCCATAGCCAGCAAATATATACTGCATTCCGATTTTTTTACTAAGCTGTCCGGCATAAGTAATTCTACAGCAAAAGTATTTGCTTCACGTTCTATTTTGTCAGTTGAGAATAATGTATGAGATTTGAGAAATGGAGTATTCATATCAGCGTGTCGTATAGCATGTCCCAGTTCATGAGCACAAACAAAATTCTTTAAATTATCGGGAATTTTATTATTCAAGTGGATAAATTTACTGCGTTTGTATTTATTAAAAAAGCCGAGTGTGTTTTTCATATCGGAGTATATAAGTATAATGTTTAAATTATTCGCTATGATAAAGGGATTATTGGTATTATGGCTCCCAATAAGATGTTCTACGTCTTTTTTGATATCCAAAAAAACTCACTCCTTACGGTGCTTTTTAGGAGTGAATTTTTTCTTTGCAATTTGCTTAGCAAGTCGCATAGAATATTCCAAGCTTGCTTTAAGTAACTCCCTATCTTCTTCATCTTCAGGCTCATTAAATGCAGCCATACCAGATTTATCATCAAGAGAGGTAAGCATAGCTTCAAGATCTTTAGCAATCTCACGTTCATCTTTGGAAGAGAGAGGTGGAAGGGGGGTGCTAGATTGAGTGTGTTCTTCTAAATTGCGATTAACTAAATCCGTATATTTCTTATTTTTCGCAAGCTTTAATGCCTCTTGTTCCTCGGGCGAAAGTATGTGTTTAAGAAGTACTTCTCTCGAGAGTGTCCCCACACCGGGGAAAAGCTCAATGCCCTCCGGAGTTATTGAACTAATTACTTTCGCTATTGCTTCTGACGGGTCAATTGTTTCGTAAATTAGATGCCTATTTATGGAAGGACTAGAAGTATCTTCTTTTAGTGCATCTTCTGCGACGGCCTTCTGAAATGCGAGGGCTTTTTTTATATTACCGTCAAAATGGTCTAATACAGGCCCTTGTAATTCTGCAGTTAAATCAAAGTCGTTATAGTTAGTAAGGTCATCAGTATAACCTAATAAGTAGCTAGGAGCAACATTTAATACAGTTGCCAATTTATATATATTTTTTTGCTTTGGTTCGTAATCTCCTGATAAATATTGACTGATAGAAGATTTACCAATTCCAGTTTTTTCACTTAATTCCGATTGTTTCATATTGGCTCTATCCATAGCTTTTTGTAGTCTTACATGAAAGTTGCCCAAAGCTTTAACCCCCTTCTTATCCAATTATACAGACGATGTTCAGAAAACGCAACATTTTTAAAGCTATGAAATAAAAAAAGTTCAGAAAATCAAAAAAACGATCTTGCAAGGTTTTATGGTGTATGCTATGCTTTAATTAGTTCAGAAAGCCAAACTCAAGGAGGTGTTTTAAAAATTGAGTTTCTTATATAATAAATTGAAAGGCAAAATTAAGGAGAAATTTGGAACACAAGAAGCTTTTGCTAAAAAGTTAGGTATATCTCGTACTTCACTAAGCTTGAAACTCAATAATTTCTCAGAATTTACTCAAAAAGAAATTTTGGATTCGATGGCTTTATTGGGATTGCCAGGAATAGAAGTTGACAAATATTTTTTTACCCTAAAAGTTCAGAAAACTGAACAAAACGATTCGGAATTAAAGGAGGTTATTAATGAGTAATTTGATTATTAAGGGCAAAACAAGTCTTTTCGGCATCGGGGTTCCTAATATTTTTGGCGGCTTCAGCGAAGATCAGAAAGCGATGTTAGTTAAAAGCATTGCTGGAATTCATGGTAAGGAAGTTATTCACATAAATGCTGCTATTAATCGTAACCGTAATCGTTTTATTGACGGCGAACATATTTTAGACATGAAACAACATCCTCAAATTGTTATCCATCTGGTCGATAACAATTTCCTCACCAAGATGGAAGCTGCCAAAGCCGAACATATCTATTTACTTTCTCAGCGTGGCTATGTTCGCTTGTTAAAAATCATGGACGATGAAACCGCCTGGGAGCAGTGGGACGTTATCGAAAAAGACTATTTCGAGTTAAAGGAACAACAGCAAGCTCAGGTAATCAAGCTACAGCCACTAACCGATGCGGCCGCAGATGCCTTTGCGCTTGCAGATTTGATGATAGCTAGGTGGGGCGTCAAACCCAATATGGCCGAAATGCAATGTTTAGCTGCTGCGGAGAAAAATACTGGCCTTGATTTATCGGACATAAAACGGCTTGCGCCAGCGACCGAGCAGGAATCAATCGGACGTTTAACAGCAACCGAAATAGCGAAAAGATTAAACATTCGGTACAAGACCGGCAAGCCTGATCCTAAAACAATTAATAAGTTACTAATAACTGCAGGGCTGATGGAGAAATCAGACGACAAAAAACAGCCATACAAATTAACCGATGCCGGTAAAGATCTCGGTGAGATTATACCTTATACACGTAATGGCCATTCAGGTTATGAAATTCGTTGGAATGAATCAGTACTGAAATTATTATCTAAACAATCAGCTTAGAAAGGAGTAAAAATAATGCCTGAAACACCTAGCAGCAACTTGCCCATGACATTAAAACAAGCCTCCACTGAATACTTTCAAGGCAAAGTCAGTTACGGCAAACTTCGATCCATGGCAAAAGCCGGTACATTGCCTGTTACGAAAATCGGCGGGCGCTATTTTACTTGTAAAGACATGCTTGACGAGTGGTTTGCGAATCAGCAAATACAAAGTACATCCAAAGCTGCTAATCAATACGGC
This window of the Methylomusa anaerophila genome carries:
- a CDS encoding ABC transporter ATP-binding protein, producing MNNAAAIAMQNISFRYGTASILNNISFSVQQASFCGIVGPNGSGKTTLLNLITGERQASNGSIIINGKDIRSFTIEELARHIAVVPQNVEIRFPFTCLEIVMMGRTPYKGRLKALAAKDYEVAYEAMEETDTLPFANRLITELSGGERQRVVLAKALAQRPRILLLDEAFSNMDIFYSIKCLTLLAKLCREQNLTVISIMHDLNLTSSFCSDTAVLRAGRLVKYGPALEILNPELILDVFKIRAIRAGECGLAVVSEL
- a CDS encoding ABC transporter substrate-binding protein, producing MQKRFWLLLAAVLCCGLIVGGCGAANKTAGVAETGGIKIVDDLGKTIVLKEPAKRIISLYSAHTENLFALGLDQEIIGVSTTESYPPAALKKPVFDYRADPEKVLAAQPDLVIIRPFIVQSHPDFVKTLENANIKVVCLYPEKFDQFDEYIKKLAMLTGKEQEAAARLQAFHQKLDDITAITKRAAAQKKVYFESTATEYRTITNDSMTAVLLKLAGGINVAADATMIKEGSSIATYGVERLLMKADEIDVYLAQRGPMNAGISVENIVKRPGFDKIKAVREGQVYIIEESLVSSPTFRLAAGAEELATKIYPELFKQ
- a CDS encoding FeoA family protein, coding for MKLAEAKRGQRLYIAAIPNPTVRAQAIRFGIAEGAEVECYEKLPAGPVVVCKGKQEIAIGRKLAENIEVRPA
- the feoB gene encoding ferrous iron transport protein B encodes the protein MHHCHNCLGNIPIPEGARKIVLAGNPNVGKSVFFNALTGMYVDVSNFPGTTVDISHGRYGRDIVLDTPGVYGISSFNDEEIVARDVILSADLILNVVDAVHLERDLFLTLQVIDTGIPTIVAVNMTDEAAQQGLKVDIDLLEHLLGVPVIPTVAVKGQGVEEVKKRLFEARTGNIPPDLKKELESMLNRIGSWAEALLVLEGDPHVAERHGIEPGDKREEIYHQRRDRVNDIIGHTVAETNEGTSFRTKLGRYMLRPITGVPIFVFVLYLMYYLIGVIVAQDIVGFTEENVMQGMYEPAIRSLIGAFISEESVLGTILIGEFGLLTLTVTYILGLLLPLVVGFYFALSIMEDSGYLPRLATLVDRVMTSIGLNGRAIIPVILGFGCVTMATITTRILGTKRERTIATAVLGLAIPCSAQLGVIAGMLAGIGPQYIAVYIVVMLAVLGLVGKILNKVLPGESSDLLIDLPPIRLPRGENVLKKTVTKSYAFLLEATPLFMLGALIISVLQISGLLEGIQLALAPLTEGILYLPRETATAFIMGMIRRDFGAAGLSDMDLTPAQTLVSLVTITLFVPCIASVIVMLKERGTKEGALIWVSSWIFAFVIGGIVARIVM
- a CDS encoding P-II family nitrogen regulator; this encodes MRPMTKIDIITRPEKLEELKEAMNQIGVTGMTVTQVYGCGLTKGHKEVYRGQEYNINLVPKVKIEIVVCEVPVEKVLEAAKKACYTGKIGDGKIFVYPIANAVRIRTGEEGDVAIMDRPVDK
- a CDS encoding ammonium transporter, with the protein product MKKVWVILGLVLMLAVLLAPVVFADEQPAAAAAEAAKIDTGDTSFVLISAALVMIMTPGLALFYGGMVRTKNALGTIMQSFFIVGLISVQWALWGYTLAFGPDINHLIGGLDWLGLNGVGQDPNADYAATIPQLAFMIFQAMFAVITPALITGSFAERMRFPAFVVFTLLWATFVYDPVAHWVWGVGGWLRELGVLDFAGGTVVHILSGVSGLVICLMIGKRKGYGTEVIMPHHLPMTVIGASLLWFGWFGFNAGSALGANGLAASAFMATHFAAAAATVSWVFTEWLHHGKPTVLGAASGCVAGLVAITPAAGFVSAIPAVIIGIGAGIICYLAVAVVKSKLGYDDSLDAFGVHGVGGTWGALATGLFASKAVNPAGADGLFYGNAGQLTNQLIGVVASWVFAAVMTFIIIKIIGIFMKVRTDADQEVQGLDLTEHGERGYAYQDITTGSPVTFTVGNTGLESETTLAKKTTLA
- a CDS encoding site-specific integrase; amino-acid sequence: MANITPRGKNSYRITISGGTDLSGKRIMYRRTIKIPGDPESEKHKRELEKQVALFTAEVEKGTVTDTENIKLKDFINNVWKPLHVERKKLAPKTVWRYDQLLERILFSLGNLRLKNIKPKSIMEFLKNLEEPGIRKTKTESKKDKPLSQQTILHHYRLLHSILEKAKDWQYIVVNPVSSVESPKIKKSITKGFSEAETTILHRELLKRPVRDQALILLTLSTGSRLGEVLGLTWPRVDLKTGEVNIEKSYQYVPKFDHFEKLPKNESSIRKVTLPKPVIKFLEKLKAEQSAQRLFLGPKWIDKDDAVFTTYLGTRLKPNTLSTAFPKWVEKMGLPHVTFHGLRHTAASLLIKYGASAAEVSKLLGHSTIGTTMNIYVHSFDEASKNMANKMNSILFNKLSKKTQKKQK
- a CDS encoding ImmA/IrrE family metallo-endopeptidase, whose amino-acid sequence is MDIKKDVEHLIGSHNTNNPFIIANNLNIILIYSDMKNTLGFFNKYKRSKFIHLNNKIPDNLKNFVCAHELGHAIRHADMNTPFLKSHTLFSTDKIEREANTFAVELLMPDSLVKKSECSIYLLAMALGIPGKLADLKK
- a CDS encoding helix-turn-helix domain-containing protein, which produces MGNFHVRLQKAMDRANMKQSELSEKTGIGKSSISQYLSGDYEPKQKNIYKLATVLNVAPSYLLGYTDDLTNYNDFDLTAELQGPVLDHFDGNIKKALAFQKAVAEDALKEDTSSPSINRHLIYETIDPSEAIAKVISSITPEGIELFPGVGTLSREVLLKHILSPEEQEALKLAKNKKYTDLVNRNLEEHTQSSTPLPPLSSKDEREIAKDLEAMLTSLDDKSGMAAFNEPEDEEDRELLKASLEYSMRLAKQIAKKKFTPKKHRKE
- a CDS encoding DUF739 family protein, with amino-acid sequence MSFLYNKLKGKIKEKFGTQEAFAKKLGISRTSLSLKLNNFSEFTQKEILDSMALLGLPGIEVDKYFFTLKVQKTEQNDSELKEVINE
- a CDS encoding ORF6N domain-containing protein produces the protein MSNLIIKGKTSLFGIGVPNIFGGFSEDQKAMLVKSIAGIHGKEVIHINAAINRNRNRFIDGEHILDMKQHPQIVIHLVDNNFLTKMEAAKAEHIYLLSQRGYVRLLKIMDDETAWEQWDVIEKDYFELKEQQQAQVIKLQPLTDAAADAFALADLMIARWGVKPNMAEMQCLAAAEKNTGLDLSDIKRLAPATEQESIGRLTATEIAKRLNIRYKTGKPDPKTINKLLITAGLMEKSDDKKQPYKLTDAGKDLGEIIPYTRNGHSGYEIRWNESVLKLLSKQSA
- a CDS encoding helix-turn-helix domain-containing protein, producing the protein MPETPSSNLPMTLKQASTEYFQGKVSYGKLRSMAKAGTLPVTKIGGRYFTCKDMLDEWFANQQIQSTSKAANQYGKLRVIGG